The following coding sequences lie in one Fusarium poae strain DAOMC 252244 chromosome 1, whole genome shotgun sequence genomic window:
- a CDS encoding hypothetical protein (TransMembrane:9 (i71-91o118-138i221-240o432-457i539-555o575-594i601-618o624-640i647-666o)), which translates to MSDSANRLLDDPPDVERASTPREPAPRSPGTLEKPKRSSFSFIASIRSSFTVAGKDIRSIPRYKSSKLRRLLWEFLASITIVSLLIALFFLTFRVNLQSTDPCGPDGDFRLKTDQDDYFIYNSNLWALSGFFEVTLGWGEFDFTTAKLIDVAWDLVIGRGGQAIMSLIAWRVFTEYLEVSLATKPATYTTVWLLRFHQDTSVLSSIRLFSQFFRRGLASKLAMWIMALTLSFILAFPTIAGSMTGYTAFNDLYITSSDDRLFPFNSVRPIAYVVHDGDRTANFTKDYIVPWRSGITYARSGRKMMFWDFCFGYNETWYDGTCDLQRNVSYYIQQYGFNSPGNERTRSGDNMTEFCGETIDGPPLNISAYYLPDDFYWRSNSSKNATIKTNPYPDRTKMLFTVDNDMYNLTQLFDNGVCQPAKDKDAVQRYQWGFSFLQLYIVTILLLLWSLALVALWKTSHDMLKLNHRETTSQDWKGLLDLTDKIRMQVDQAGIDIDSLSDKQLEYEIQEVLQGGSISSPQLPKGYFNVCRWLWRKKWWFILVILTLVLFVSEHQRPRVPSAPATLGPELQRNILQFALPYTAICLSAAFAFGSSLLQKVVVFVLASGLCIPLFFYETSFRDFILPGTFFGFFLAFGIGSTKGSRFVLFSVPFLCNYIVIFALHFHSIAVQPTYNYTIELYDDI; encoded by the exons ATGTCAGATTCTGCCAACCGGCTACTTGATGATCCCCCAGATGTGGAGCGGGCATCGACGCCTCGCGAGCCAGCCCCTCGGAGTCCTGGAACACTCGAGAAACCAAAAAGATCATCATTCTCCTTTATTGCATCGATCAGAAGCTCATTTACAGTCGCGGGAAAAGATATACGCTCCATACCACGATACAAATCGTCAAAATTACGTCGTTTGCTATGGGAGTTCCTGGCCAGTATTACGATTGTGTCTTTATTGATTGCATTATTTTTCTTGACTTTTCGGGTGAACTTGCAGAGTACGGATCCTTGTGGACCGGATGGAGATTTCCGCCTCAAGACGGACCAAGATGACTATTTCATTTACAACAGTAATTTGTGGGCATTATCAGGATTCTTTGAAGTCACTCTTGGTTGGGGCGAATTCGACTTTACCACCGCGAAACTTATCGATGTGGCATGGGACTTG GTCATTGGTAGAGGAGGCCAGGCCATCATGTCCCTGATCGCCTGGAGAGTATTCACAGAATATCTGGAAGTGTCTCTGGCAACAAAACCAGCGACATACACGACAGTATGGCTGCTGCGATTCCACCAAGATACTTCTGTGCTATCTTCGATTCGCCTTTTTTCCCAATTCTTTCGTCGGGGCCTTGCCTCAAAGCTCGCCATGTGGATCATGGCCCTGACACTTTCTTTCATCCTGGCATTTCCTACTATTGCTGGCTCGATGACCGGATACACCGCGTTCAACGACCTCTATATAACTTCAAGTGATGATAGGTTATTTCCCTTTAATAGTGTCAGGCCAATCGCGTACGTCGTCCATGATGGAGACAGGACAGCCAATTTCACAAAAGACTACATCGTTCCCTGGAGATCAG GCATAACATATGCACGCAGTGGCCGAAAAATGATGTTTTGGGACTTTTGTTTCGGTTACAATGAAACATGGTACGATGGAACTTGTGATTTGCAACGGAATGTGTCATATT ATATTCAGCAGTACGGTTTTAATTCGCCAGGGAACGAGAGAACCCGTTCTGGAGATAATATGACCGAGTTTTGTGGCGAAACAATAGATGGACCGCCTCTCAATATCTCTGCATATTATCTTCCAGATGACTTCTATTGGAGGTCGAATTCAAGCAAGAACGCAACCATAAAGACGAATCCGTACCCGGACAGGACCAAGATGCTGTTTACTGTCGACAATGACATGTACAACTTGACCCAACTGTTCGACAATGGTGTCTGTCAACCAGCAAAAGACAAG GATGCTGTCCAACGGTATCAATGGGGCTTCTCATTCCTACAATTGTATATCGTCACTATACTACTACTATTATGGTCCCTAGCTTTAGTGGCCCTGTGGAAGACATCGCATGATATGCTGAAACTTAATCACCGTGAGACTACGTCCCAAGACTGGAAAGGTCTCCTCGACCTCACAGACAAAATCAGAATGCAAGTGGATCAAGCCGGAATAGACATCGACAGTCTATCAGACAAGCAACTAGAATACGAGATACAAGAGGTCTTACAAGGCGGCTCGATTTCATCCCCACAATTGCCGAAAGGCTATTTCAACGTATGCCGCTGGCTATGGAGGAAGAAGTGGTGGTTTATTCTCGTCATTCTGACTCTGGTACTGTTTGTTTCGGAGCACCAACGACCCCGTGTTCCTTCTGCGCCAGCGACATTAGGACCAGAGCTACAGCGCAACATATTACAGTTTGCACTACCATATACAGCAATATGCCTATCAGCTGCCTTTGCTTTTGGATCAAGCCTGTTACAGAAGGTTGTCGTGTTCGTACTTGCAAGCGGTTTATGTATTCCTCTCTTCTTTTACGAGACGAGCTTCCGAGATTTTATTTTACCTGGGACATTTTTTGGCTTCTTTTTGGCGTTTGGGATTGGATCCACCAAGGGAAGTCGGTTTGTCTTGTTTTCAGTACCGTTTCTGTGCAACTACATTGTTATCTTTGCCTTGCACTTTCACTCAATCGCTGTACAGCCTACTTACAATTATACGATAGAGTTGTACGATGATATTTAG